The Sinomicrobium kalidii genome contains a region encoding:
- a CDS encoding translocation/assembly module TamB domain-containing protein: MILFSLLVAISIFLALPPVQKGIADRVTRMLNEDFGTNIQVRRVYISFFGSVSLRGIYIEDHHKDTLIAVNRLNTSLLSVRNVRSMIDGKLKFGDIDMSGVVFNLKTYAGEEDANLDVFVQKLESQDTTSSAEPFLLTTSLIDVRDARFRLTDENAETPEVFDFKEIKADVHDFKIEGPEVSASIKQLGFVADRGIAVEKLDTDFTYSLDAMHFDNLFIETPGSNVRGNLTFRYDREELADFLNKVKVEGVFEEATIAFDEVNTFYNEFGKGKRVTFSSKVEGTLNDLYAGNLRVTTDNTSISGNFNFKGLFSSDIPFIMDANIGYLSSNYHQLRSLLPNILGNSLPSSLARLGQLRARGKALITETAIKTDLELETELGSSISKLELTEINDIDNASYVGSITLKDFDLGQFVEDENFGKSTLDLDVDGKGFTKETLNTEVRGMVNYIVYNNYSYKNVAVSGVVKDQLFDGSLVSGDKNFTMSFNGLADLSREENQFDFRASITHADLNALNFVSRDSISVFSGDISMNITGNDIDNLKGEINFSKTNYKNQNDDYYFEDFKIISVIDETGRVLTVDSPEIINGFMKGNFSFRELGKIVQNSVGSIYANYNPHEIQPDQYVEFNFFINSKIIEVFYPRVKLGKNTYIKGEMIADEGDFKFNFRSPNIDAFGNALKNIDLQIDNKNPLFNTYVEVGEIDTDFYNISGFNLINTTIKDTLFFRTEFKGGDGFKDEYNLNFYHTITPDNKSVVGLKRSEVGFKGNKWLLNKDNNHKNRVVFNKTLDTITIEEVVMNYAEEQINLQGKMIDSTYKDLSVQFRNVALDKVTPSIDNFDLKGLMNGEFYILQQRKNYYPSSSLRIDDFTVNEVNLGNFDVGIVGNQDLSSYGIDAVIQKGNKKVLDVVGDVAFENDVSSLDVEMSLEDLDMAAFSMLGADVISDMRGLASGNARLTGTFKKPDLNGRLTLHDAGLRIPYLNVDLDFEKEATVDLFGQTFQFNDITLTDTEFNTQALFNGSITHTAFSDWYLDLGLDTRGNRFLALNTPETEEELFYGIGFINGEAQIYGLTDELTIKMFATTAKGTSLKIPLDNEVSVGDTSFINFIDKNAEASFDTHERELASYKGLEMEFDLDINPEAEVEIVIDKELGSSLKGRGAGNILLEINTNGKFRMWGDFTTYSGDYNFKYGGVIEKKFKVKPGGFISWNGDPLRANVDLEAVYNLNANPAVLLDNNSVTRKIETDLIIKLNGELLQPDIDFDIQFPGTNAVINSELQYKLDDKSKRELQALSLLSQGAFINNEINITGGGVAGNFIESGFSMLNDILNSGDGKFDVGLSYELGTRDPNLDFETQDRFGVTVSTQISERVLINGKIGVPIGGVAETAVAGDVEVQILLNEDGTLRARIFNRENEIQQWLADRIGYTQGAGLSYQVDFNTFRELLQKIFGAKEEPENNAPAIQKEASTGSGSMGGGLIQFGEKGKSK, encoded by the coding sequence TTGATCCTGTTTTCATTGCTGGTGGCCATCAGTATTTTTCTGGCGTTGCCTCCGGTACAGAAGGGTATTGCCGATAGGGTGACCCGGATGCTCAATGAGGATTTCGGTACCAATATCCAGGTTCGCAGGGTCTATATATCGTTTTTCGGAAGCGTAAGCCTCCGGGGAATTTACATTGAAGACCATCATAAAGATACCCTGATCGCCGTGAACAGGCTCAACACTTCCCTGCTCAGTGTACGTAATGTAAGGAGCATGATAGATGGGAAACTGAAGTTCGGCGATATTGATATGAGCGGTGTTGTGTTTAACCTGAAAACGTATGCCGGGGAAGAAGATGCCAACCTGGACGTATTTGTACAAAAACTCGAAAGCCAGGACACTACCAGTAGTGCGGAACCCTTTCTCCTGACGACTTCGCTGATTGATGTCAGGGATGCCCGGTTCAGGTTGACGGATGAAAATGCGGAAACACCCGAAGTATTTGATTTCAAAGAGATAAAGGCGGATGTTCATGATTTTAAAATTGAAGGGCCTGAAGTGTCTGCATCGATAAAACAGCTCGGCTTTGTGGCTGACAGAGGCATTGCCGTAGAGAAGCTGGATACTGATTTTACATACAGTCTCGATGCCATGCATTTTGACAATCTTTTTATAGAAACGCCGGGTTCGAATGTAAGGGGAAACCTGACTTTCCGTTATGACAGGGAAGAACTTGCGGACTTTCTGAACAAGGTGAAGGTAGAAGGTGTTTTTGAAGAAGCCACTATTGCCTTTGACGAGGTCAATACGTTTTATAACGAGTTCGGAAAGGGGAAACGGGTTACCTTCTCCTCGAAAGTGGAGGGTACATTGAACGATCTGTATGCGGGAAATCTTCGGGTCACTACGGACAATACGAGCATAAGCGGTAATTTTAATTTTAAGGGACTGTTCTCATCAGATATACCTTTTATAATGGATGCCAATATCGGGTACCTCTCTTCCAATTACCACCAGTTGAGGAGTTTGCTGCCCAATATCCTGGGGAATTCACTGCCGTCTTCACTGGCCAGGCTGGGGCAACTCCGTGCAAGGGGGAAGGCCCTGATCACCGAAACCGCAATAAAAACCGATCTGGAGCTGGAAACCGAACTGGGAAGCAGCATATCCAAACTGGAACTTACGGAAATAAACGATATTGACAATGCTTCTTATGTAGGGTCAATAACCCTTAAGGATTTTGATCTGGGGCAATTCGTCGAGGACGAAAACTTTGGGAAGTCTACGCTCGACCTGGATGTAGACGGTAAGGGCTTTACCAAGGAAACCCTCAATACCGAGGTAAGGGGAATGGTAAACTATATTGTGTATAACAATTACAGCTATAAAAATGTAGCGGTCTCCGGTGTTGTTAAGGATCAGCTCTTTGACGGTTCGCTGGTTTCCGGCGATAAGAACTTTACCATGAGCTTTAACGGGCTGGCCGATCTTTCCCGGGAAGAAAACCAGTTCGATTTCCGGGCTTCCATAACCCATGCCGATCTTAACGCGCTTAATTTTGTGTCCAGGGACAGCATTTCCGTTTTTTCCGGAGATATCAGCATGAATATCACGGGGAACGATATTGACAACCTGAAGGGGGAGATCAATTTTTCGAAGACCAATTACAAAAACCAGAACGACGATTATTATTTTGAAGATTTCAAGATCATCTCGGTCATAGACGAAACGGGCCGGGTGCTTACGGTCGATTCGCCGGAGATCATCAACGGGTTTATGAAAGGTAATTTTTCCTTCAGGGAACTCGGTAAGATAGTGCAGAATTCCGTGGGGAGCATCTATGCCAACTACAATCCGCATGAGATTCAGCCCGACCAGTACGTAGAGTTCAATTTTTTTATCAACAGCAAGATCATTGAGGTGTTCTATCCCCGGGTAAAACTGGGAAAAAACACGTACATAAAAGGGGAGATGATAGCGGATGAAGGCGATTTTAAATTCAATTTCAGGTCGCCGAATATCGATGCCTTCGGCAATGCCCTTAAAAACATTGACCTTCAGATCGACAATAAAAACCCCTTGTTCAATACCTATGTGGAGGTGGGGGAAATAGATACGGACTTTTATAATATTTCCGGGTTTAACCTGATCAATACCACTATAAAGGATACTCTTTTCTTCCGGACCGAATTTAAGGGAGGGGACGGTTTCAAGGACGAATACAACCTGAACTTTTACCATACCATAACCCCCGACAACAAGTCGGTTGTGGGGCTTAAACGTTCTGAAGTGGGCTTTAAGGGGAACAAATGGCTTTTAAACAAAGACAACAACCACAAGAACCGGGTGGTGTTCAATAAAACGCTGGATACCATTACTATAGAAGAAGTGGTGATGAACTATGCAGAAGAGCAGATAAACCTCCAGGGAAAGATGATAGACTCCACTTACAAAGACCTTTCCGTTCAGTTCCGGAATGTTGCGCTGGACAAGGTAACGCCGAGTATAGACAATTTCGACCTGAAAGGATTGATGAACGGTGAGTTCTATATACTCCAGCAGCGGAAAAATTACTACCCGTCATCCAGCCTGCGTATTGATGATTTTACCGTGAATGAAGTCAATCTGGGGAATTTTGATGTGGGGATCGTGGGGAATCAGGATCTTTCCAGTTACGGGATCGACGCGGTCATACAAAAAGGAAACAAGAAAGTGCTGGACGTGGTGGGCGATGTAGCCTTTGAGAACGATGTTTCTTCCCTGGATGTGGAAATGTCCCTCGAAGATTTGGATATGGCTGCGTTCAGTATGCTCGGTGCCGATGTGATCTCCGATATGAGGGGGCTTGCTTCCGGCAATGCCCGGCTTACGGGGACGTTTAAAAAACCGGACCTGAACGGACGGCTTACCCTGCACGATGCCGGCTTACGTATTCCTTACCTGAATGTGGACCTGGATTTTGAAAAGGAAGCCACCGTTGACCTTTTCGGACAGACTTTTCAGTTCAACGATATCACGCTGACAGATACGGAGTTCAATACACAGGCCTTGTTTAACGGAAGTATAACCCATACGGCTTTTTCCGACTGGTATCTCGATCTGGGGCTGGATACCCGGGGCAACCGCTTTCTGGCCCTGAATACGCCCGAAACGGAAGAAGAATTGTTCTACGGTATCGGTTTTATTAACGGGGAAGCCCAGATATACGGGCTTACGGACGAACTCACGATCAAAATGTTCGCGACAACTGCGAAGGGGACCTCGTTAAAGATCCCGCTGGACAATGAAGTATCGGTAGGAGATACGTCCTTTATCAATTTTATAGATAAGAATGCGGAGGCGTCTTTTGATACGCATGAGAGGGAACTGGCCAGTTACAAGGGACTGGAAATGGAATTTGACCTCGATATAAACCCTGAAGCCGAAGTGGAGATCGTTATTGACAAAGAGCTGGGAAGTTCCCTGAAAGGAAGGGGAGCGGGAAATATACTGCTGGAGATCAATACCAATGGTAAATTCCGGATGTGGGGAGACTTTACTACCTATAGCGGGGATTACAATTTCAAATACGGAGGGGTCATCGAAAAGAAATTCAAGGTAAAACCCGGAGGTTTTATAAGCTGGAACGGCGATCCTTTGCGGGCTAATGTAGACCTGGAGGCCGTATATAACCTGAATGCCAATCCTGCGGTATTGCTGGACAATAATTCCGTAACCCGTAAGATCGAGACCGACCTGATCATAAAGCTCAACGGTGAGCTCCTGCAACCGGATATCGATTTTGATATCCAGTTTCCCGGGACCAACGCCGTTATCAACTCCGAGTTGCAATATAAGCTGGACGACAAGAGCAAACGGGAGTTACAGGCACTTTCCCTCCTGTCCCAGGGAGCATTTATCAATAATGAGATCAATATCACCGGTGGCGGAGTGGCCGGTAACTTTATAGAATCCGGTTTCAGTATGCTCAACGATATTCTGAATTCGGGCGACGGCAAGTTTGATGTGGGGCTTTCCTATGAACTGGGTACGAGAGACCCCAACCTGGATTTTGAAACGCAGGACAGGTTTGGCGTCACCGTTTCCACGCAGATAAGTGAGCGGGTGCTGATCAACGGAAAAATAGGGGTGCCGATCGGAGGCGTAGCCGAGACCGCCGTAGCAGGGGATGTGGAAGTACAGATACTGCTCAATGAAGACGGAACCCTGCGGGCGCGGATATTCAACCGTGAAAATGAAATTCAGCAATGGCTGGCCGACCGTATCGGGTATACCCAGGGTGCCGGTCTGTCCTATCAGGTGGATTTTAATACTTTCCGCGAATTGCTTCAGAAAATATTCGGAGCAAAAGAAGAGCCCGAAAATAATGCTCCGGCTATCCAAAAAGAAGCCTCCACAGGTTCCGGCAGCATGGGAGGCGGTTTGATTCAGTTCGGTGAAAAGGGAAAATCGAAATAA
- a CDS encoding LytR/AlgR family response regulator transcription factor → MKIKCIIIDDEPLAISVLLSHAGEFQNLDIIACHNNPVEAMASMENNDIDVIFLDINMPKMSGLDFIKSIKYDAFIVITTAYREYAVESYELDVFDYLVKPIPFHRFAKTVNKLTKEISIKQSGFVNIKPQQERHMFLKVDKKMVKINLNDILFIESLKDYIKVVTPVDEYIVHKSLTNITEELPASNFIRVHRSYTIAIDKVKAVEGNIIEISNKRIPIGRNYIKQAKESIFKDNQDIL, encoded by the coding sequence ATGAAAATTAAATGTATCATTATAGATGACGAGCCCCTGGCCATAAGTGTACTGTTGTCTCATGCCGGGGAGTTTCAGAATCTGGACATCATCGCCTGCCATAACAACCCGGTAGAAGCAATGGCTTCTATGGAAAACAATGACATTGACGTCATCTTTCTCGATATCAACATGCCTAAAATGAGCGGACTGGATTTTATAAAGAGCATCAAATACGACGCATTTATCGTTATCACCACCGCATACCGGGAGTATGCCGTAGAAAGTTATGAACTGGACGTTTTTGACTATCTTGTAAAACCCATCCCCTTTCACCGTTTTGCAAAGACCGTAAACAAACTCACCAAGGAAATATCTATAAAGCAGAGTGGGTTCGTAAACATAAAACCTCAGCAAGAACGGCACATGTTCTTAAAGGTAGATAAAAAAATGGTAAAAATCAACCTCAACGACATCCTTTTTATAGAGAGCCTGAAGGACTATATAAAGGTGGTGACCCCTGTAGACGAATACATTGTACATAAATCACTCACCAATATTACGGAAGAACTCCCTGCATCCAATTTTATACGTGTACACCGTTCCTATACCATAGCCATAGACAAGGTAAAGGCAGTGGAAGGGAATATTATAGAGATCAGCAACAAAAGGATCCCCATAGGCCGTAATTATATAAAACAGGCCAAAGAGAGTATTTTCAAGGATAACCAGGACATTTTATAA
- the nagB gene encoding glucosamine-6-phosphate deaminase, which yields MHRYLVQANDISHKEVGKFEETRYEKFHNEVFENSQQASVLVAGEIAQLIKDKKERGENCVLGLATGSSPIKVYEELVRMHKEEGLSFANVITFNLDEYYPMNKDNHQSYHYFMHQHLFDHIDIKPENVHIPDGKVSLAEIHQYCIDYEMKIKEYGGLDFQLLGIGRTGHVGFNEPGSHYNSGTRIITLDHLTRSDAASDFNGIENVPKRAITMGIGTILKAKRIVLLAWGHKKAEIIKKTIEEEITSNVPATYLQQHRNTTFILDYEAASELTRFKTPWLVGQCVWTDELKRKAIVWLSQKTNKPILKLTDRDYNDNGMSGLLAQEGSAYELNIQMFNVLQHTITGWPGGKPNADDTKRPERAEPAKKRVIIFSPHPDDDVISMGGTFCRLVDQGHDVHVVYQTSGNIAVTDAEALKFAEVAKDITGSEVPSVFEEAIKYLNNKREDQVDTVDVRKLKGLIRRRESYGATRYVGLEDTNIHFLDLPFYETGEVKKNPIGQEDIQMIVDIIEKIKPHQIYAAGDLADPHGTHKVCLDGIFEALEQLKSKSFMDDCWVWLYRGAWHEWGLDEIEMAVPMSPDQVIRKRNAILFHQSQKDRVMFQGDDSREFWVRAEERNKNTARLYDTLGLAEYEAIEAFKRYHF from the coding sequence ATGCATCGATATTTAGTACAGGCTAATGACATTAGCCACAAGGAAGTAGGGAAGTTTGAGGAAACCCGGTACGAAAAGTTCCATAATGAAGTTTTTGAAAACTCCCAACAGGCCTCTGTGCTGGTTGCCGGGGAAATTGCGCAACTTATAAAGGATAAAAAGGAAAGGGGAGAAAATTGTGTGCTGGGGCTGGCTACGGGGTCATCACCTATTAAAGTGTATGAAGAACTGGTGCGGATGCACAAGGAGGAAGGGTTGAGTTTTGCCAATGTGATTACGTTCAACCTGGATGAATATTATCCCATGAACAAGGATAATCACCAGAGTTACCATTACTTTATGCATCAGCATTTGTTCGATCATATTGATATAAAGCCCGAGAACGTGCATATTCCCGACGGTAAGGTTTCACTGGCGGAGATCCATCAGTACTGTATCGATTACGAAATGAAGATCAAGGAATACGGCGGACTGGACTTTCAGCTACTCGGTATAGGACGTACCGGGCATGTAGGATTTAACGAACCGGGTTCACACTACAATTCGGGGACCAGGATCATTACCCTGGACCACCTGACCCGGAGCGATGCTGCATCTGACTTTAACGGTATTGAGAATGTACCCAAAAGGGCCATTACCATGGGTATCGGGACCATCCTGAAGGCAAAGCGGATCGTATTGCTCGCCTGGGGACACAAAAAAGCGGAGATCATCAAGAAGACGATAGAAGAGGAAATAACTTCAAACGTCCCCGCGACTTACCTGCAACAGCACAGGAATACCACTTTTATTCTGGATTATGAAGCTGCTTCGGAACTTACCAGGTTCAAAACCCCCTGGCTTGTGGGGCAATGTGTTTGGACAGACGAACTAAAGCGTAAGGCCATAGTATGGCTGAGCCAGAAAACGAACAAACCGATACTGAAACTTACGGACAGGGATTATAACGATAACGGGATGTCCGGACTGCTGGCCCAGGAAGGATCGGCATATGAGTTGAACATCCAGATGTTCAACGTATTGCAGCATACCATTACCGGCTGGCCGGGAGGAAAGCCCAATGCCGACGATACCAAGCGCCCGGAAAGGGCGGAGCCGGCAAAGAAAAGGGTGATTATATTCAGTCCGCACCCTGATGATGACGTAATCTCCATGGGCGGGACGTTTTGTCGCCTGGTAGACCAGGGGCACGACGTACATGTGGTTTACCAGACTTCCGGTAATATTGCGGTAACCGATGCCGAGGCACTTAAATTTGCCGAAGTGGCCAAAGATATTACGGGCAGCGAAGTCCCTTCCGTCTTTGAAGAGGCTATAAAATACCTGAACAATAAACGGGAAGACCAGGTCGATACTGTAGATGTCAGAAAGCTGAAAGGACTTATACGAAGAAGGGAATCTTACGGAGCTACACGTTATGTGGGGCTGGAAGATACCAACATACATTTCCTGGACCTGCCGTTCTACGAGACCGGTGAAGTCAAGAAAAATCCTATCGGACAGGAAGATATACAGATGATTGTAGATATCATAGAGAAGATAAAACCCCACCAGATATATGCCGCCGGGGATCTTGCCGATCCGCATGGTACGCATAAGGTATGTCTTGACGGTATTTTTGAGGCCCTGGAGCAGCTAAAATCCAAATCCTTTATGGACGATTGCTGGGTATGGCTTTACCGCGGTGCATGGCATGAATGGGGACTGGACGAGATAGAAATGGCAGTGCCCATGAGCCCGGACCAGGTGATACGCAAGCGGAATGCCATCCTCTTTCACCAGTCACAGAAAGACCGGGTGATGTTCCAGGGCGACGATTCCAGGGAGTTCTGGGTACGGGCCGAAGAAAGAAATAAGAACACGGCACGGCTCTATGATACCCTTGGACTGGCAGAATATGAAGCTATAGAAGCATTTAAGAGATATCATTTTTAG
- a CDS encoding helix-turn-helix domain-containing protein has translation MKNIQVLHIRAFEQEEESPYFYSNTFRRHSDSFRETITVPHKHDFFVVVLFTRGSGIHEIDFNSYEIRPGSVFLMYPGQTHHWQFSEDADGYVLFHTREFYETHFVNRSVYAFPFYFSAQNPPYLFLEPSHISGISWYFREIQSEYGTENFCKIQRIVSLLDLLYIDLGRLYLESGAEMTSVPVTYTRKTRQLEQLIAEHYTAEKSPTAYAAMMHVSPKHLNRMVKAALQKTTSDLIAERVILEAKRLLVHSSNTFSQIGRKLGYEDYAYFSRLFKQKTGLTPSDFVKKYK, from the coding sequence ATGAAAAATATCCAGGTATTGCATATCAGGGCGTTTGAACAGGAGGAAGAATCCCCCTATTTTTACAGCAATACCTTTCGCAGGCATTCGGACAGCTTTCGTGAAACGATCACTGTTCCGCATAAGCATGATTTTTTTGTGGTGGTGCTTTTTACCCGGGGAAGCGGTATTCACGAGATCGATTTTAATTCTTACGAAATAAGACCGGGCAGTGTTTTTTTGATGTACCCGGGGCAAACCCATCACTGGCAGTTTTCGGAAGATGCCGACGGTTATGTACTGTTTCATACCCGGGAATTTTATGAAACCCACTTTGTTAACCGTTCCGTATATGCATTTCCTTTTTATTTTTCCGCCCAGAACCCGCCATACCTGTTTCTGGAGCCCTCTCATATTTCCGGAATAAGCTGGTATTTCAGGGAAATCCAGTCTGAATACGGTACGGAAAACTTCTGTAAGATACAACGGATAGTGAGTTTACTGGACCTGTTGTATATCGATCTCGGCCGGCTGTATCTGGAGAGTGGTGCTGAAATGACGTCCGTACCCGTTACCTATACGCGGAAAACAAGACAACTGGAACAACTGATAGCGGAACACTACACGGCGGAAAAATCGCCTACGGCCTATGCGGCCATGATGCATGTTAGTCCCAAGCACCTCAATCGCATGGTAAAGGCCGCCCTGCAAAAGACCACTTCCGATCTTATTGCGGAGCGGGTAATCCTGGAAGCCAAACGTTTGCTGGTCCATTCATCCAATACTTTTTCGCAGATCGGGAGAAAGCTTGGCTACGAAGATTACGCCTATTTTTCCCGGTTGTTCAAACAAAAAACCGGGCTTACGCCGTCCGATTTTGTAAAAAAATATAAATAG
- a CDS encoding sodium:solute symporter family protein: MELSVLDYSLIFGFFALTLIIGIVVSRTSGKNTTEYFLSGRSMPWWLLGFSMVATTFSTDTPNLVTDIVRTNGVSGNWAWWAFLLTGLSTVFIYAKLWRKSNVLTDMEFYELRYGGKPAKFLRGFRSIYLGLFFNIITLSAVNLAAIKIGGIMLGLSPIQTVLIGGLVTVIFSAIGGFRGVVYTDFILFFTAIIGAVGAAYYLVNLPEVGGISNLITHENVAGKLSILPDFSDTEALISILIIPLAVQWWSSWYPGSEPGGGGYIAQRMLAAKNENHAIASTFFFNILHYGLRPWPWILVALASLVVFPDIASIHEAFPNIEESKLGHDLAYSAMLTKLPSGLLGLVLASLGAAYMSTISTQLNWGSSYIVNDFYKQTIRKNASEKELVNIGRLSTVLLMVASAAMALLLTNAKQLFDILLMFGAGTGLVYILRWFWWRINAWSEISVMFAAAISSLVLTLSPLGNYLFGYIAPNGESVTGVFPSWASLPAIVLITTVIWIAVTFFTKPEKKEVLYDFYKKTQPGGPGWKKIKDQARAEDVNIVDSRQKWSVPSGILAMILGSILVYCCMFATGNWIYGNYSLAIGLTAAMIVSGLLLAVVWNRMKDDIL, translated from the coding sequence ATGGAACTATCAGTATTAGACTACTCCCTTATCTTCGGCTTTTTTGCCTTAACCCTGATTATCGGTATCGTTGTATCCAGGACATCCGGAAAGAACACTACAGAATACTTTCTATCCGGACGCAGCATGCCCTGGTGGTTACTGGGTTTTTCCATGGTGGCCACAACGTTTTCCACAGATACGCCAAACCTGGTTACAGACATTGTCCGCACCAACGGCGTATCGGGCAACTGGGCCTGGTGGGCATTTTTGCTTACGGGGCTATCCACAGTATTTATCTATGCCAAATTGTGGCGAAAATCCAACGTACTGACCGATATGGAGTTTTACGAGTTGCGCTACGGCGGAAAGCCTGCAAAGTTCCTCCGGGGCTTCCGTTCCATTTATCTCGGGCTCTTTTTTAATATTATCACCCTTTCGGCAGTAAACCTGGCCGCGATAAAGATAGGCGGTATCATGCTGGGGCTTTCCCCCATACAAACAGTCCTCATCGGTGGTCTTGTCACCGTAATTTTCAGTGCCATAGGCGGATTCCGCGGTGTTGTTTATACGGATTTCATCCTGTTCTTTACTGCCATTATCGGTGCTGTGGGAGCGGCTTATTACCTCGTAAACCTCCCGGAAGTGGGAGGGATATCCAACCTCATCACCCATGAAAATGTAGCCGGGAAATTATCAATCCTTCCTGATTTTTCAGATACCGAAGCCCTCATTTCTATTTTGATCATCCCCCTGGCAGTACAATGGTGGAGTTCCTGGTACCCGGGATCGGAGCCGGGCGGCGGGGGATATATCGCCCAGCGCATGCTGGCCGCTAAGAATGAAAACCACGCCATAGCGTCCACATTTTTTTTCAATATCCTGCATTACGGGCTGCGTCCCTGGCCCTGGATACTGGTAGCCCTGGCATCGCTGGTGGTCTTTCCGGACATTGCCAGCATCCATGAAGCCTTTCCGAACATCGAAGAAAGCAAACTGGGGCACGACCTGGCCTATTCGGCCATGCTCACCAAATTGCCCAGCGGATTGCTGGGCCTCGTACTCGCATCGTTGGGCGCGGCCTATATGAGCACTATTTCCACACAACTGAACTGGGGTTCTTCCTATATCGTAAACGATTTTTACAAGCAAACCATACGTAAGAACGCATCTGAAAAAGAACTGGTAAACATAGGCCGGCTTTCTACCGTTCTACTGATGGTAGCCAGTGCTGCCATGGCGCTCCTGCTTACCAACGCCAAGCAGTTATTCGACATTCTCCTCATGTTCGGCGCCGGAACCGGGCTGGTGTATATCCTGCGTTGGTTCTGGTGGCGTATCAATGCATGGAGCGAGATCTCCGTGATGTTTGCGGCAGCGATCAGCAGCCTGGTGCTGACGCTTTCTCCCCTGGGCAATTACCTCTTCGGGTATATCGCTCCCAACGGCGAGAGCGTAACGGGTGTTTTTCCTTCATGGGCCAGCCTTCCGGCCATTGTTCTGATAACTACCGTGATCTGGATTGCCGTTACCTTTTTCACCAAACCGGAGAAAAAGGAAGTGCTTTACGATTTTTATAAAAAGACACAACCGGGCGGACCGGGATGGAAAAAGATCAAGGACCAGGCCCGTGCCGAAGATGTCAATATTGTCGACAGCCGGCAAAAATGGTCCGTACCGTCCGGCATCCTGGCCATGATACTGGGGTCTATACTGGTTTACTGCTGTATGTTTGCCACAGGCAACTGGATATACGGCAATTACTCACTCGCCATAGGACTCACGGCAGCCATGATCGTTTCCGGATTGTTACTTGCTGTGGTCTGGAACCGCATGAAAGACGATATTCTATAG
- the tsaD gene encoding tRNA (adenosine(37)-N6)-threonylcarbamoyltransferase complex transferase subunit TsaD: MKEQKTYVLAIESSCDDTSAAVLLNGKVLSNVVATQKIHEEYGGVVPELASRAHQQNIVPVVHMALDKANIGKKALSAIAFTSGPGLLGSLLVGTSFAKSLALGLDIPLIEVNHMQAHILAHFIEEEGYDRPAFPFLAMTISGGHTQVIRVDDYFDMTIIGETIDDAVGEAFDKSAKILGLPYPGGPLIDKYAREGDPKAFKFPKPRVDGLNFSFSGLKTSILYFIQKHTAENPGFIEENLKDICASIQYTIVNILMDKLKKAVKETGIRQIAIGGGVSANSGIRDALKQAEKKYGWKTFIPKFEYTTDNAAMIGITGYLKYKEKRFSAQTVTAKARFKV, from the coding sequence ATGAAGGAACAAAAAACATACGTCCTTGCCATAGAATCTTCCTGCGATGACACTTCGGCCGCTGTTCTCCTTAACGGGAAAGTCCTGAGCAATGTTGTTGCTACCCAAAAAATTCACGAGGAATACGGCGGTGTTGTTCCGGAACTGGCCTCCAGGGCACACCAGCAAAATATCGTTCCGGTGGTCCACATGGCCCTGGACAAAGCAAATATCGGTAAAAAAGCGTTATCTGCCATAGCTTTTACCAGCGGGCCCGGATTATTGGGATCGCTGCTTGTGGGCACTTCCTTTGCCAAGTCACTGGCACTGGGGCTGGACATTCCGCTTATCGAGGTCAATCACATGCAGGCGCACATACTTGCCCATTTTATCGAAGAAGAAGGTTATGACAGACCTGCGTTCCCCTTCCTGGCCATGACCATAAGCGGGGGCCATACCCAGGTCATCCGGGTAGACGACTATTTCGACATGACCATAATAGGCGAAACCATCGACGACGCCGTAGGCGAAGCTTTTGACAAAAGCGCCAAGATACTGGGGCTGCCTTATCCGGGCGGACCACTTATCGACAAGTATGCCCGGGAGGGAGACCCGAAAGCCTTCAAATTCCCGAAACCCAGGGTAGACGGACTCAACTTCAGCTTCAGCGGGCTAAAAACCTCCATTCTCTATTTTATACAAAAACATACTGCCGAAAATCCCGGTTTTATCGAAGAAAACCTGAAGGATATCTGCGCTTCCATACAATACACCATTGTCAATATCCTCATGGACAAGCTCAAAAAGGCAGTGAAGGAGACGGGGATAAGGCAAATTGCCATCGGCGGCGGCGTATCTGCCAATTCCGGAATACGGGATGCCCTTAAACAAGCTGAAAAGAAATACGGTTGGAAGACCTTTATTCCCAAATTTGAATATACGACCGATAATGCCGCCATGATCGGTATTACCGGTTACCTGAAATACAAGGAAAAAAGGTTTTCGGCCCAGACGGTTACGGCCAAGGCCAGGTTTAAGGTCTGA